In Eulemur rufifrons isolate Redbay chromosome 2, OSU_ERuf_1, whole genome shotgun sequence, the sequence CTGGGTGGTGTAGCGCGGGCGCTGGGGCGCCGACAGGTAGGGCACGTAGTCGGACGCCCGCCAGAGCGGCTCCGCCTGGTACCGGTTCCTGTTGAGCACTGTGGGCCAGGAGGTGGGTCACCCGCCAGCCCCCAGCCACCCCGGCCTCCCCGCCACCGGGCCTTGGGGGACACGGGCCCACCCCGCGCTGGCCTCACCGAACTCCTTCCCGCGGGTGGGCCTGTCCTTCCACAGCACGCTGCCCCACCGGGTGCCCGGCGTCGTGTACTGGGCGGGGACGACGGGGTCGTAGCAGGCCACGTCCCGCAGGTGCTGCGTGTAGGCTGCGGGGTGGAGCGGGCGGTCAAGTCTGGGTCTGTCCCCACCAGGGGCCTGGCGCCAGGGGCAGGGGCCGCACTCACCCGCGGGCATGCTCCGCTCCCGGTGCTGGTAGCACCTGTGCCAGCGGCCGTGGGCCTCACGGCACGGGCTGTCCAGGGCCCGGGGCAGGTTGTACCAGGCCTCTCGGGGGTCCGAGTTGGTCAGGCCTGTGTACCACAGCTGGCCGGCTGCGTCGCGTCCCATGGGCGTGTACTTCCAGCGTGTCGCCTGCTTGATGGCTGGGGCCCAGCGGGGTCCCTCCTGGGACAGGTAGTCATCGCTGAGGGCCAGGGCATGGGCAGAGAGTGAGCTTGTGGCTGTCCCGTGTTCCCCGGGCCTCGGCCTGCCTCTAGGATGGGTGTCCTGAGTCCTCTGTGCTGTGCCAACCCCACTTGCTGCCCCTGTCCCTCAACAtaggccccccccaccccccacccccgggactggcagagggagagaggggccaactctcctcctctctgcatGTCCCGCCCCAGCCACCTGAGACCTTCACCAGACTGGTCCCCTCGGAGCTTTTCTTGCCTGGAGACCAGAcaccagggaggggagggccaaGGACGAGGGCTCTGGCCACTCCTGGGGCCCTAAAGCCCTTGTCCAGCCTCTAAGACTCCCCGGCCTGGGGTGCACCAGGAGAGAGGGTCTCGGCCAGGGTGCGAGAGGGCTGGGGCCGTGTGGCCTGAGGAGGACACAGCGGTCCCAGCGCAGCTCGCATTAAAGAGGAAACTAAGTGGCTGCACAGCAAGTGCCTGTCGGGCCTCTGGTGGCAGAACCTGTCCTAGGCCGAGAACACAGGGAGGGCTGCCCGGAGGAGGCGGCGGGCGGCACACACAGGCCCTGGAGCAGCAGGGGACGGCTTAGGAGATAGACTAAGGACTAGAACCTGCAGTGGAGAGGAACACGGGAATGCTCTCATGGCAAAAGTTGAGCCTCAACCAGAGACGAGGCTCAAAGATGCTCGTGGCCTTTGGCCTCGTGAGCTGGCTCCTGGGGATACGTCTCCACCAAGTCGCCCCAGGAGCAAGGCTGTCCCAGGGCTGGGCACAAAGCAGTTTCCTCCAAAGCCTGGCTCAGGGTCGTCTATGCAGGAGTTTGGTTAAATCAAGAAAACCTAGAGTCCCGCGTCCCGCGGGACGTGGCATCAGCCTGGGTGACCGTGGAGCCTGTGCCAGGGACCCGGCATGCACTTGGGTTCCCACGTGGGAGGGGGTTGCCAGGTCATCTGGGATGCCCCACCCTTTCGAAATGACCGTTTCTGAATCGCAAGGCGCACGTGTCGGTGCAAAGTAACAGTCGATGAAAACGGGTGCCTCGTGCCCCAGCCGCCACCCCCCGAGCCCGGGCGCCCACTCTTCCTGGTTTCTCCCGCTCCCTCCAGAcgcaggtgggggcaggtggggcccGGGCGGGAGCCGCGGCACCTGCTGCTCCGCCGCTGGTTTTCCTCCCCTGGGCTCGCGCATCTCTCTCCGATCTCTCTCCGCAGCTGCGGGCCCACGGGGGCTTGTTTGGACAGGTGCTTACTGATGGGTACGGGACTGGGGTGCACAGTGTGCCCCAAATCCACGTCCACCCAAACCTCAGAgcgtggccttatttggaaacaggctTTAGACAGACGGGTCTCAGTAAGCTGAGGTCACACTGGGTGAGGTGGCCCTATCCATGCCTGGGTGTCCCTGGGCACTGGATTTGTCCTCGGTTTTCTCCCAGGTCAGGGGTTCCCGACAGTAAACGTCCGCCGGCTTCAGGGCCTCGCTGTGGCCTCGGGCCGGGGGCGGGAGAGGGCCCCACTGTAAGCCTTGAAGGACGCTGACCCGAGGGGGCGGCCCAGGCAGGCCCAGGTGCGCCGGGACTCACCTGTATAGAGGGGCCGGGAAGTCCACTTCGAGGGTCCCAGAGGGGACGTAGGTCCCTGAGGGGATGTAGGGCCGGGCAGCCTGCCGCCTCAGGGTCTGCATGTCTGCCTCTGTGTCCTTGCGGGCTCCTGCCAGGAAGGCCTCTGGGGCCATTGTTGACAGTGACAAAGGCCACCCAGTGTCCTGGCAACCACctgaccctccctccctcctcccagctgcgGGCAGGGGAAGTCTGGAGAGCTGCTCCCCGTCCTCGACAACCGGGGCCGCGAGGGTGGGGCTCGTGGCGAGTCCCCAGTTCCTCGCACCCCCAGGCTCCCTCCGCACATCCTCaaggcaggggggaggggacTCCATCTCCCCACATCCCGCCGTCCCCGGGAGGCAGTGCCCCTGCCAGGACTCCAGCGCCCGGAGACCCCGattcccctcctcaccccacaccCACCGTCCACCTCCGTCCACGGCAAACCCGGAGCCGGAGCGTGTCCGTGAGCGCGCACAGCACGACTCGCCCCAGCCACAGGTGCCCGTCACGCCACCCGGTGGCCACAGCAGGTGCGAGGGTCAGCACACCGGTCTCTCCACACACTAGCACTCAGCCACCAAAGgggacgaggctctgacacaggccacagcgtgggtggaccttgaggacatcgtgctccgtgagagacgccagacacagatGGACACAGTGTGAGACTCCGtttatatgaaacgtccagaacaggcagatccacagagacgggATGTGGATCCgtggtcaccaggggctgggggaggggggagggagtgactgctgatggggaccGGCTTCCTTTTGGgatgatgagaatgttctggaattgaTGGTGGCCGCACATCATGAAGGTACTAAATGCTGCCGAATTGTTCCCTTCGAGATAGTATGTTGTATGTTATgcgtattttaccacaataaaaaaatgtaaacaaaagccAGCGCCCCCACTGCCTTGGGTCCCGTCCTGACCCGCATGGGCCCCCCCACAGTCAGGGGTCCCCGCTGCGCCCGCCGGGCCCCGCCCTCCCCGCCTCACTCCGCCGCCTCTGCACGTGCCACGCCCCTGCCTGCAGTGCCAACCGTGTCCTCAGGCCCTCGCTCCAAGTCAGGCTGGTGCTGAGCCCTGATGCAATGCCACCCTTCCCCAGAGCTCCTGTCCCCATGTCACCTCCACACACTTCCTGATGACCTTGTCTGTCCTGGGACTGCCCCAGCACACAAGCTCCTGAGCGCAGGCGCTCACGCGTCCTCACCCGGAGGGGAGGCCCCGATGCAGCTCCCCTCACCTCTCCCCTCGGTGCGCCAAGACCGAGCCTCGAGACCGCATGGGGTCCCTGGGCTGCCAGGCCCCCTcctggctgcccctcccctcagcccccaccacTTCAATCCATCCCTCtctgtcctccagccccagcccctgccgggcctccctcccctggctctgCTGGCTCTCGCGGGACCTGTCCCTGTCCCCGTCCCGCCACACCAgaccctccctccagcctcctccgCCCTCCTCACTGTCCCAACGGGAATCCCAGACTTCACCCTCCAGGGCCTCAGGCAGCCCCTGCCTCCATTCCAGCTTGGCCGGCCTTGGTGATGCCCCCTGGCCTCGGGCCCATCTGTCAGGTGGGGGTGGCAGCAGTGGCACCCCCGAGGCCCGACACCCCGCCCTCCAGGCTCCTCTGCCCCTCACAGCTGCCATTCCCGTGGCCAGAGCGTCCGGGCCACTCGGGAACCGATGCCCACACACTCCACACGAGCCCgcctgcccccttcccctccaccaGCAACCTTCCCCTCACTTGCTGTGCCCCGGGTCCCCCAGTGTGGCCAGCCCTCAGAGGACACGCTCAGAGCAGCACCACCCCCATCCTCCCTGCCATGGTGACAGCACATCTGGGGGGCCGGTCCCTGACTGGGCACTGTGCCTGCAGAGACAGCCGTGAGGTCTCTGTGGCCTGCGAGGGCCAGTCCCCTACCGTGacagccaggcctggggcaggacTGTGCGGCCCCCACCCAGCCGGGACCCACAGACGCCAGCCAGCCCTGCTGTGCATGAATCCACAACTTGTTTAATGACAGTGACACTGCATTACATGGAAAACAAGGCTCCGTCTGTCCTGCAGGGCACCCGCCACCCGCCTCTGCAGCCACAGTCACCCGCCAAGGCGACAAGTGTGTCGCCCTCTCCTGCGTCGGGACCTGCAGTGGTTCTGAGCCCAGGGGAGGGTCCCATAGAGGCCCGTGCGGGTCCCACACTCAGAGCCGACCAGGCCCCCTGCCGACAGCAGCTCTGAGGCTCCCAGCAATGCCCGGGGCTGAGTGAGGGGAAGGtaggtttgttttcttgttaaaaaaaaaaacaaaaaactcaaacagTAAGACTAGACCAATCAAACGCACACCTCCTATGTACACACGACCTGCCGAGGCAGGAGGGGCGGGACGCGCAGGTGGATGCCAGTCGTCCTGGGGGTGCAGCGACCTGCCTCCTCTACACCAGCAGGCTCTGCCCGGTGGCCCGGCCCCCAGGAGCAgcgggtgggtgggggtgggggtgggggtgggggtagggggaggccCGGCAGGTCCCAGCCCCTCGCTGTCTAGCCTCAAACAAAAACATGGAAGTCCAAAGAAAAGTCACAAATAcgtatgtacacatgcacacacccgcCTGCTCCACCCCACAGTCGGTCTCACCCCTGCCTGCTGTCCGGGAACAGGGAGCATAAGCCAGTATCTGAGCGTCAGGTGTCAGGGAAAGCCCAGGAAGCTTCTGGAAGGACCAAGGCCCCCCAATCCTTCTGCCCTGACCTCCCCATGGCGCCGGCACAGACGGACACAACAGCACAAGTCAGCCGAGGACGCTGAGGCCCCCATGGTCACTCAGACCCAGCCGCCTTCAAAGGGACCCTGGCCACCCGCAAGCACGGGGAACTCGAGTCTGGCTCGGGGAAGGAGGACGCTGGACCCCACTGGGGACACGATGAGGTCACTCTCCAGCCAGCATGGCCAACGGGTTCCTTCTGCTTTCCTGGAGGACGAGTCCCTCTGCAGAGCTTCTCCTCCGGCGTGAGGGCCACGGCCCAGCAGGACGCTCGGACCCCAACTGGGGCTGCTGCCCGCGGGCGTCGCTCCA encodes:
- the TEKTIP1 gene encoding tektin bundle-interacting protein 1 isoform X2, which codes for MESPPPCLEDVRREPGGARNWGLATSPTLAAPVVEDGEQLSRLPLPAAGRREGGSGGCQDTGWPLSLSTMAPEAFLAGARKDTEADMQTLRRQAARPYIPSGTYVPSGTLEVDFPAPLYSDDYLSQEGPRWAPAIKQATRWKYTPMGRDAAGQLWYTGLTNSDPREAWYNLPRALDSPCREAHGRWHRCYQHRERSMPAAYTQHLRDVACYDPVVPAQYTTPGTRWGSVLWKDRPTRGKEFVLNRNRYQAEPLWRASDYVPYLSAPQRPRYTTQNYRQWGLEPYCPSTRQRPPPVYTPTLR
- the TEKTIP1 gene encoding tektin bundle-interacting protein 1 isoform X1, whose protein sequence is MESPPPCLEDVRREPGGARNWGLATSPTLAAPVVEDGEQLSRLPLPAAGRREGGSGGCQDTGWPLSLSTMAPEAFLAGARKDTEADMQTLRRQAARPYIPSGTYVPSGTLEVDFPAPLYSDDYLSQEGPRWAPAIKQATRWKYTPMGRDAAGQLWYTGLTNSDPREAWYNLPRALDSPCREAHGRWHRCYQHRERSMPAGECGPCPWRQAPGGDRPRLDRPLHPAAYTQHLRDVACYDPVVPAQYTTPGTRWGSVLWKDRPTRGKEFVLNRNRYQAEPLWRASDYVPYLSAPQRPRYTTQNYRQWGLEPYCPSTRQRPPPVYTPTLR